From a single Streptomyces misionensis genomic region:
- a CDS encoding DeoR/GlpR family DNA-binding transcription regulator has translation MFAAERRQLILEMVRANGAVSLRELARVVQTSEVTVRRDVRALEAEGLLDRRHGGAVLPGGFTRESGFPQKSHLATAEKTAIADLAAGLVEEGEAIVVGAGTTTQELARRLARVPGLTVVTNSLLVAQALAHANRVEVVMTGGTLRGSNYALVGSGAEQSLQGLRVSKAFLSGSGLTAERGLSTSNMLSASVDRALVQAAAEVVVLADHTKLGTDTMFQTVPTDLITRLVTDEPPAHDDRAATELQALADQGVQIAVAGASGNPGGDQVPATRRAQLPGPRRGQLPGGTLRSAPPLNDQPSPADRPRVADLRRR, from the coding sequence GTGTTCGCTGCTGAACGTCGCCAATTGATCCTCGAAATGGTGCGAGCGAACGGTGCGGTGTCGCTCCGTGAACTCGCCCGCGTCGTCCAGACCTCCGAAGTGACCGTACGGCGGGACGTGCGGGCACTGGAGGCAGAAGGACTCCTCGACCGCCGGCACGGCGGTGCCGTACTGCCGGGTGGCTTCACGCGGGAGTCCGGCTTCCCGCAGAAGTCCCATCTCGCGACCGCCGAGAAGACGGCGATCGCCGATCTCGCCGCCGGCCTCGTCGAAGAGGGCGAGGCGATCGTGGTCGGAGCCGGTACGACCACGCAGGAGCTGGCCCGCCGGCTCGCCCGCGTGCCCGGTCTCACGGTGGTCACCAACTCCCTCCTGGTCGCACAGGCACTGGCCCACGCGAACCGGGTGGAGGTGGTGATGACCGGGGGCACCCTGCGCGGGTCCAACTACGCCCTCGTCGGCTCCGGGGCCGAGCAGTCGCTCCAGGGGCTGCGGGTGTCGAAGGCCTTCCTCTCGGGGAGCGGTCTGACCGCCGAGCGGGGCCTGTCCACCTCCAACATGCTGTCCGCCTCCGTCGACCGGGCGCTGGTGCAGGCCGCGGCCGAGGTCGTGGTCCTCGCGGACCACACCAAGCTGGGCACGGACACGATGTTTCAGACCGTGCCGACCGATCTCATCACCCGTCTGGTCACCGACGAACCGCCCGCCCACGACGACCGTGCCGCCACCGAACTGCAGGCCCTCGCCGATCAGGGGGTGCAGATCGCCGTGGCCGGGGCGAGCGGGAACCCGGGGGGTGACCAGGTCCCGGCAACCCGCCGCGCCCAGCTGCCGGGGCCACGCAGGGGCCAGCTCCCCGGCGGCACCCTCCGCTCCGCCCCACCCCTGAACGACCAGCCGTCCCCCGCGGACCGGCCGAGGGTCGCGGACCTGCGCCGCCGCTGA
- a CDS encoding gamma-glutamylcyclotransferase has protein sequence MSLYAAYAGNLDARLMARRAPHSPLRATGWLNDWRLTFGGEQLGWEGALATIVEAPPAQVFVGLYDIAPMDEESLDRWEGVGLGIYRRVRVRVHTLDGERPAWTYVLNDYEGGLPSARYLGEVADAAESAGAPHDYVMELRKRPC, from the coding sequence ATGTCGCTCTATGCCGCGTACGCCGGCAACCTCGACGCCCGGCTGATGGCCCGCCGCGCCCCCCACTCCCCGCTGCGCGCCACCGGCTGGCTGAACGACTGGCGGCTGACCTTCGGCGGCGAGCAGCTCGGCTGGGAGGGCGCGCTGGCCACGATCGTCGAGGCGCCGCCTGCCCAGGTCTTCGTCGGCCTGTACGACATCGCCCCCATGGACGAGGAGTCCCTCGACCGCTGGGAGGGCGTCGGCCTCGGCATCTACCGGCGCGTCCGGGTCCGCGTCCACACCCTGGACGGCGAGCGGCCGGCCTGGACCTACGTCCTCAACGACTACGAGGGCGGACTCCCCTCGGCCCGGTATCTCGGCGAGGTCGCCGACGCGGCCGAATCCGCCGGCGCACCCCACGACTACGTGATGGAGCTGCGCAAGCGCCCCTGCTGA
- a CDS encoding acetyl/propionyl/methylcrotonyl-CoA carboxylase subunit alpha, with translation MRKVLIANRGEIAVRVARACRDAGIASVAVYADPDRDALHVRAADEAFALGGDTPATSYLDIDKVLNAARESGADAIHPGYGFLSENAEFAQAVIDAGLNWIGPPPQAIRDLGDKVAARHIAQRAGAPLVAGTPDPVSGADEVVAFAEEHGLPIAIKAAFGGGGRGLKVARTLEEVPELYDSAVREAVAAFGRGECFVERYLDRPRHVETQCLADKHGNVVVVSTRDCSLQRRHQKLVEEAPAPFLSDEQLAELYRASKAILKEARYEGAGTCEFLVGQDGTISFLEVNTRLQVEHPVTEEVAGIDLVREMFRIADGEELGYGDPELRGHSFEFRINGEDPGRNFLPAPGTVTTFAPPSGPGVRLDAGVESGSVIGPAWDSLLAKLVVTGRTRKEALERAARALDEFQVEGMATAIPFHRVVVRDPAFAPELTGSTEPFKVHTRWIETEFVNEIKPFAAPADAEAEEDAGRETVVVEVGGKRLEVSLPSSLGMSLARTGLAAGAKPKRRAAKKSGPVASGDTLASPMQGTIVKIAVEEGQEVKEGDLVVVLEAMKMEQPLNAHKAGTIKGLTAEVGASITSGAAICEIKD, from the coding sequence GTGCGCAAGGTGCTCATCGCCAACCGTGGCGAAATCGCTGTCCGCGTGGCCCGGGCCTGCCGGGACGCCGGGATCGCGAGCGTGGCCGTCTACGCGGACCCGGACCGGGACGCTCTGCATGTCCGCGCCGCGGATGAGGCGTTCGCCCTGGGCGGTGACACTCCGGCGACCAGTTACCTGGACATCGACAAGGTCCTGAACGCCGCCCGCGAATCCGGCGCGGACGCCATCCATCCGGGTTACGGCTTCCTCTCGGAGAACGCCGAGTTCGCGCAGGCCGTGATCGACGCCGGCCTGAACTGGATCGGCCCGCCGCCGCAGGCCATCCGCGACCTGGGCGACAAGGTGGCGGCCCGGCACATCGCCCAGCGCGCCGGCGCCCCGCTGGTGGCCGGCACGCCCGACCCGGTCAGCGGCGCCGACGAGGTCGTGGCCTTCGCCGAGGAGCACGGCCTGCCGATCGCCATCAAGGCCGCCTTCGGTGGCGGTGGCCGCGGTCTGAAGGTCGCCCGCACCCTCGAAGAGGTGCCCGAGCTGTACGACTCGGCGGTGCGCGAGGCGGTCGCCGCCTTCGGCCGCGGCGAGTGCTTCGTGGAGCGCTACCTGGACCGTCCGCGGCACGTGGAGACCCAGTGCCTGGCCGACAAGCACGGCAACGTGGTCGTCGTCTCCACCCGTGACTGCTCCCTCCAGCGCCGCCACCAGAAGCTCGTGGAGGAGGCCCCGGCGCCGTTCCTGTCCGACGAGCAGCTCGCCGAGCTGTACCGCGCCTCCAAGGCCATCCTCAAGGAGGCCCGCTACGAGGGCGCGGGCACCTGTGAGTTCCTGGTCGGCCAGGACGGCACGATCTCCTTCCTGGAGGTCAACACCCGGCTCCAGGTCGAGCACCCGGTGACCGAGGAGGTCGCCGGCATCGACCTGGTCCGCGAGATGTTCCGCATCGCCGACGGCGAGGAACTGGGCTACGGCGACCCGGAGCTGCGCGGCCACTCCTTCGAGTTCCGCATCAACGGCGAGGACCCGGGCCGCAACTTCCTGCCCGCCCCCGGTACGGTCACCACGTTCGCCCCGCCGTCCGGTCCCGGTGTCCGCCTGGACGCCGGTGTCGAGTCCGGCTCGGTCATCGGCCCGGCGTGGGACTCGCTGCTGGCCAAGCTGGTCGTCACCGGCCGCACCCGCAAGGAGGCCCTGGAGCGGGCCGCGCGGGCGCTGGACGAGTTCCAGGTCGAGGGCATGGCGACCGCGATCCCCTTCCACCGCGTCGTGGTCAGGGACCCGGCCTTCGCCCCCGAACTGACCGGTTCCACCGAGCCGTTCAAGGTCCACACCCGCTGGATCGAGACCGAGTTCGTCAACGAGATCAAGCCCTTCGCCGCGCCGGCCGACGCCGAGGCGGAGGAGGACGCGGGCCGCGAGACCGTCGTCGTCGAGGTCGGCGGCAAGCGCCTGGAGGTCTCCCTCCCGTCGTCGCTGGGCATGTCCCTGGCCCGCACCGGCCTCGCCGCCGGTGCCAAGCCGAAGCGCCGCGCCGCCAAGAAGTCCGGCCCCGTGGCCTCCGGTGACACCCTCGCCTCCCCGATGCAGGGCACCATCGTCAAGATCGCCGTGGAGGAGGGCCAGGAGGTCAAGGAGGGCGACCTGGTCGTCGTCCTGGAGGCCATGAAGATGGAGCAGCCGCTCAACGCCCACAAGGCCGGCACCATCAAGGGCCTCACCGCGGAGGTGGGCGCGTCCATCACCTCGGGCGCGGCGATCTGCGAGATCAAGGACTGA
- the mmpB gene encoding morphogenic membrane protein MmpB, which translates to MLWSDPDDEPPKELRDAQDMLRRLGVLMAVVVILAMAVAGLR; encoded by the coding sequence ATGTTGTGGTCAGACCCGGACGACGAGCCTCCGAAAGAGCTGCGCGACGCGCAGGACATGCTGCGGCGGCTCGGAGTCCTGATGGCCGTCGTCGTCATCCTGGCGATGGCCGTGGCCGGTCTGCGTTAG
- a CDS encoding Maf family protein, translating to MTATRRRRLVLASQSPARLGLLRQAGFAPEVVVSGVDEDAVTAPTPAELALALAEAKASVVAALPEVQGALVIGCDSVLELDGHALGKPADAEEATARWKSMRGRAGVLQTGHCVWDTEAKRYVSATASTVVRFGEPSDEEVAAYVATGEPLHVAGAFTLDGRSAPFIEGIDGDHGNVIGLSLPLVRKLLAELGVGITELWEPAS from the coding sequence ATGACCGCAACGCGCCGCAGGCGACTCGTGCTCGCCTCCCAGTCCCCCGCCCGCCTCGGCCTGCTCCGGCAGGCGGGCTTCGCTCCCGAGGTCGTGGTCAGCGGGGTCGACGAGGACGCCGTCACCGCTCCCACCCCGGCCGAACTGGCCCTCGCCCTGGCCGAGGCGAAGGCCTCCGTCGTGGCGGCGCTGCCCGAGGTGCAGGGCGCCCTCGTGATCGGCTGCGACTCGGTGCTGGAGCTGGACGGGCACGCGCTCGGCAAGCCCGCCGACGCCGAAGAGGCCACCGCCCGCTGGAAGTCGATGCGCGGCCGGGCCGGTGTGCTCCAGACGGGTCACTGCGTCTGGGACACGGAGGCCAAGCGGTACGTGTCGGCGACCGCCTCCACCGTCGTGCGGTTCGGCGAGCCCAGCGACGAGGAGGTCGCCGCGTACGTGGCCACCGGCGAGCCCCTCCACGTCGCCGGGGCGTTCACCCTGGACGGCCGCTCCGCCCCGTTCATCGAGGGCATCGACGGCGACCACGGCAATGTGATCGGCCTCAGCCTGCCCCTGGTGCGCAAGCTCCTCGCCGAACTGGGCGTCGGCATCACGGAGTTGTGGGAACCGGCGAGCTGA
- a CDS encoding phospho-sugar mutase — protein MHDDLIARAKAWLAEDPDTDTRAELAALIDAGDVEELAARFGGTLQFGTAGLRGELGAGPMRMNRSVVIRAAAGLAAYLKKNGTPHGGDDAGLVVIGYDARHKSADFARDTAAVMTGAGLRAAVLPRPLPTPVLAFAIRHLGAVAGVEVTASHNPPRDNGYKVYLGDGSQIVPPADAGIAAEIDAIASLNDVPRPESGWRILDESVLEAYLARTDAVLAAGSPRTARTVYTAMHGVGKDVLLAAFARAGFPEPELVAEQAEPDPDFPTVAFPNPEEPGAMDLAFARARATGPDLVIANDPDADRCAAAVRDGGDWRMLRGDEVGALLAAHLVRRGVSGTFAESIVSSSLLGRIAGKAGLPYEETLTGFKWIARVDGLRYGYEEALGYCVDPEGVRDKDGITAALLITELASELKEEGRTLLDLLDDLAVEHGLHATDQLSVRVQDLSLIADAMRRLREQPPTELAGLAVTRAEDLTKGTDRLPPTDGLRYTLDGARVIVRPSGTEPKLKCYLEVVVPVADHAGLPAARTRATALLDALKRDLSAAAGI, from the coding sequence GTGCACGACGATCTCATCGCCCGGGCCAAGGCGTGGCTCGCCGAGGACCCCGACACGGACACCCGTGCCGAACTCGCCGCGCTGATCGACGCCGGTGACGTCGAGGAACTGGCGGCCCGCTTCGGCGGCACCCTCCAGTTCGGCACCGCGGGGCTGCGCGGCGAACTCGGGGCCGGCCCGATGCGCATGAACCGCAGCGTCGTCATCCGCGCCGCCGCCGGTCTCGCGGCCTACCTGAAGAAGAACGGCACCCCGCACGGGGGCGACGACGCCGGCCTCGTGGTCATCGGCTACGACGCCCGCCACAAGTCCGCCGACTTCGCCCGCGACACCGCCGCCGTGATGACCGGCGCCGGCCTGCGCGCCGCCGTGCTCCCCCGCCCGCTGCCCACCCCCGTGCTGGCCTTCGCGATCCGGCACCTGGGCGCGGTCGCGGGCGTGGAGGTCACCGCCAGCCACAACCCGCCCCGGGACAACGGCTACAAGGTGTACCTGGGCGACGGCTCCCAGATCGTGCCGCCCGCCGACGCGGGGATCGCCGCCGAGATCGACGCGATCGCCTCGCTGAACGACGTACCGCGCCCGGAGTCCGGCTGGCGGATCCTGGACGAGTCGGTCCTGGAGGCGTACCTGGCCCGCACGGACGCCGTGCTGGCCGCCGGTTCCCCCCGCACCGCCCGCACCGTCTACACGGCGATGCACGGCGTCGGCAAGGACGTGCTGCTCGCCGCGTTCGCCCGGGCAGGCTTCCCGGAACCGGAGCTGGTCGCCGAACAGGCCGAACCCGACCCGGACTTCCCGACGGTCGCCTTCCCCAACCCGGAGGAGCCGGGCGCGATGGACCTGGCCTTCGCCCGGGCCCGCGCGACCGGCCCCGACCTGGTCATCGCCAACGACCCGGACGCCGACCGCTGCGCCGCGGCCGTGCGCGACGGCGGCGACTGGCGCATGCTGCGCGGCGACGAGGTCGGCGCGCTGCTCGCCGCCCACCTGGTGCGCCGCGGCGTGAGCGGCACCTTCGCGGAGTCGATCGTCTCCTCCTCCCTGCTCGGCCGGATCGCCGGGAAGGCGGGGCTGCCGTACGAGGAGACGCTCACCGGCTTCAAGTGGATCGCCCGCGTCGACGGGCTGCGCTACGGCTACGAGGAGGCCCTCGGCTACTGCGTGGACCCCGAGGGCGTGCGCGACAAGGACGGCATCACCGCGGCCCTGCTGATCACGGAGCTGGCTTCGGAGCTGAAGGAGGAGGGCCGTACCCTCCTCGACCTGCTGGACGACCTCGCCGTCGAGCACGGCCTGCACGCCACCGACCAGCTGTCCGTCCGCGTCCAGGACCTCTCCCTGATCGCCGACGCGATGCGCCGCCTGCGCGAGCAGCCGCCGACCGAGCTGGCCGGCCTGGCCGTCACCCGCGCCGAGGACCTGACCAAGGGCACGGACCGGCTGCCGCCGACCGACGGCCTGCGCTACACCCTCGACGGCGCCCGCGTCATCGTCCGGCCCAGCGGCACCGAGCCCAAGCTGAAGTGCTACCTGGAGGTCGTCGTCCCGGTCGCGGACCACGCCGGCCTGCCCGCCGCCCGCACCCGCGCGACGGCCCTCCTGGACGCCCTCAAGCGCGACCTCTCGGCAGCCGCGGGCATCTGA
- a CDS encoding acyl-CoA carboxylase epsilon subunit: MTIKVVRGNPTPEELAAALAVVRARAAAAAVAPSGAPGPRDAWADPSRIAAARVPRPGPASWTRTYWPG, translated from the coding sequence ATGACGATCAAGGTCGTACGAGGCAATCCGACCCCCGAGGAGCTGGCCGCCGCCCTGGCGGTGGTCCGGGCCCGCGCCGCGGCGGCAGCGGTGGCGCCGTCCGGCGCGCCGGGGCCGCGGGACGCGTGGGCGGACCCGTCGCGGATCGCCGCCGCGCGGGTGCCCCGGCCGGGCCCGGCGTCCTGGACCCGCACCTACTGGCCCGGCTAG
- a CDS encoding NAD(P)H-quinone dehydrogenase — protein sequence MEYVTRIVIIGGGPGGYEAALVAAQLGAEVTVVDCDGLGGASVLTDCVPSKTLIATAEVMTTFDSSYEELGIIVADDTPPLEQAARVVGVDLGKVNRRVKRLALAQSHDITASVTRAGARVMRGRGRLEGMQALDGSRKVVVTVADGTEETLTADAVLIATGGHPRELPDAQPDGERILNWTQVYDLTELPEELIVVGSGVTGAEFAGAYQALGSKVTLVSSRDRVLPGEDPDAAAVLEDVFRRRGMNVMARSRAQSAKRVGDRVEVTLADGRVITGSHCLMAVGAIPNSANLGLEEAGVKLRDSGHIWTDKVSRTTAPGVYAAGDVTGVFALASVAAMQGRIAMYHFLGDAVAPLNLKTVSSNVFTDPEIATVGYTQADVDAGKIDARVVKLPLLRNPRAKMQGIRDGFVKIFCRPGTGIVVGGVVVAPRASELIHPISIAVDNNLTVEQIANAFTVYPSLSGSIAEVARQLHTRKASAEG from the coding sequence ATGGAGTACGTGACTCGGATCGTGATCATCGGTGGCGGACCCGGCGGATATGAAGCGGCGCTGGTGGCCGCGCAGCTCGGGGCGGAGGTGACCGTCGTCGACTGCGACGGTCTGGGCGGAGCGTCGGTGCTGACCGACTGCGTGCCGTCGAAGACCCTTATCGCTACGGCCGAGGTCATGACGACCTTCGACTCGTCGTACGAGGAACTCGGCATCATCGTCGCCGACGACACCCCGCCGCTGGAGCAGGCGGCCCGCGTCGTCGGCGTGGACCTGGGCAAGGTCAACCGACGGGTCAAGCGGCTCGCGCTGGCGCAGTCGCACGACATCACCGCCTCCGTGACGCGCGCCGGCGCCCGGGTCATGCGCGGTCGCGGACGCCTGGAGGGGATGCAGGCGCTCGACGGGTCGAGGAAGGTCGTCGTCACCGTCGCCGACGGCACCGAGGAGACCCTCACCGCCGACGCCGTGCTCATCGCCACCGGCGGCCACCCCCGCGAGCTGCCCGACGCCCAGCCCGACGGCGAGCGCATCCTCAACTGGACCCAGGTCTACGACCTCACCGAGCTGCCGGAAGAGCTGATCGTGGTCGGCTCCGGTGTCACCGGTGCCGAGTTCGCGGGCGCCTACCAGGCCCTCGGCTCCAAGGTCACCCTCGTGTCGTCCCGCGACCGGGTGCTGCCCGGCGAGGACCCGGACGCCGCCGCCGTCCTGGAGGACGTCTTCCGCCGCCGCGGCATGAACGTCATGGCCCGGTCGCGCGCGCAGTCCGCCAAGCGCGTCGGCGACCGCGTCGAGGTCACCCTCGCCGACGGCCGGGTCATCACCGGCAGCCACTGCCTCATGGCCGTCGGCGCCATCCCGAACAGCGCGAACCTCGGCCTGGAGGAGGCCGGCGTCAAGCTGCGCGACTCCGGGCACATCTGGACCGACAAGGTCTCCCGCACCACCGCGCCGGGCGTCTACGCCGCCGGTGACGTGACCGGTGTCTTCGCGCTCGCGTCCGTCGCCGCCATGCAGGGCCGGATCGCCATGTACCACTTCCTGGGCGACGCGGTGGCCCCGCTGAACCTCAAGACGGTCTCCTCCAACGTCTTCACCGACCCCGAGATCGCCACCGTCGGCTACACGCAGGCGGACGTGGACGCGGGCAAGATCGACGCCCGGGTCGTCAAACTGCCGCTGCTGCGCAACCCGCGCGCCAAGATGCAGGGCATCCGGGACGGCTTCGTCAAGATCTTCTGCCGGCCGGGCACGGGGATCGTCGTGGGCGGTGTGGTCGTCGCTCCGCGCGCCTCGGAACTCATCCACCCCATCTCGATCGCCGTGGACAACAACCTGACGGTCGAACAGATCGCGAACGCGTTCACGGTCTACCCCTCCCTTTCGGGGTCGATCGCGGAGGTCGCCCGGCAGCTGCACACCCGCAAGGCGAGCGCGGAAGGCTGA
- a CDS encoding purine-nucleoside phosphorylase has protein sequence MNASLLPDDIQGDPYAAADAAAARLRELTGAETHDVALVMGSGWAPAVDALGAPDAEFQVTELPGFPPPAVEGHGGKIRSYSSGDKRALVFLGRTHYYEGRGVAAVAHGVRTAVAAGCKTVVLTNGCGGLREGMRPGQPVLISDHINLTATSPIVGANFVDLTDLYSPRLRALCKEIDPSLEEGVYAQFPGPHYETPAEIRMARVIGADLVGMSTVLEAIAAREAGAEVLGISLVTNLAAGMTGEPLNHEEVLQAGRDSAARMGALLAQVLGKL, from the coding sequence GTGAACGCATCTCTTCTTCCGGACGACATCCAGGGCGATCCCTACGCCGCCGCCGACGCCGCCGCCGCGCGCCTGCGCGAACTGACCGGCGCCGAGACCCACGACGTCGCCCTCGTGATGGGCTCCGGCTGGGCTCCGGCCGTCGACGCCCTGGGCGCCCCCGACGCGGAGTTCCAGGTCACCGAGCTGCCGGGCTTCCCGCCGCCGGCCGTCGAGGGACACGGCGGCAAGATCCGCTCGTACTCCTCCGGTGACAAGCGCGCCCTGGTCTTCCTGGGCCGCACCCACTACTACGAGGGCCGCGGCGTCGCCGCCGTCGCGCACGGCGTCCGCACGGCCGTCGCCGCCGGCTGCAAGACCGTGGTGCTCACCAACGGCTGCGGCGGCCTGCGCGAGGGCATGCGCCCCGGCCAGCCCGTCCTGATCAGCGACCACATCAACCTCACGGCCACCTCGCCGATCGTGGGCGCCAACTTCGTCGACCTGACCGACCTGTACTCGCCCCGCCTGCGCGCCCTGTGCAAGGAGATCGACCCCTCCCTCGAAGAGGGCGTCTACGCGCAGTTCCCCGGCCCGCACTACGAGACCCCGGCCGAGATCCGCATGGCCCGCGTCATCGGCGCGGACCTGGTCGGCATGTCCACGGTCCTGGAGGCCATCGCCGCGCGCGAGGCCGGCGCCGAGGTCCTGGGCATCTCCCTGGTCACCAACCTGGCCGCCGGCATGACGGGCGAACCCCTCAACCACGAGGAGGTCCTCCAGGCGGGCCGCGACTCGGCCGCCCGCATGGGGGCGCTGCTCGCCCAGGTCCTGGGCAAGCTGTAG
- a CDS encoding zinc ribbon domain-containing protein, which produces MAHSTACPGCGRATATWSTRCGACGTPLNGPKPAATRSGALGTTPQTARGPTTWGGGQAPPATIRWGGGLDVTRYLCAATYLDRAYAELLIRQIAAEPHLGVGAAPACDVPVVLRHAYVANARRHQRDLLLSLLLVLTLFSPAWFRGFASTPLLLFLSWMTVLVFELSTRYGRHLQNLRPNRFDPAAAPPPPNGDVAARLGEISAYAHGNVTAYSGYSPFVGYGVPLDSWSLTFDVTAPGPLGGTPQDFDVTELYEHVAQRLGTLSLPCLEIEERLFVEGTTVLGDTRFLADPLGRPVPRIAQSQMDELKRAPEEGARPYLAVHSTGWGGDLVTSLFLRFVRSDSNLCVEAVQTVLFPLDDRYRMIDTLMPRPSLRGTAELMTATLFSTPFVMLAAPVRAVTGFSPDYWITWRVRRQNKRITSLRRFDYGARWGVRQQAAGDRHQRHFQKADSGLALKMIERRALDALIEFAEARGIDVSELVQRQQLIVNNGIIATGGAQVTSSSIASGSQSRISMRLLNKIPLVNTD; this is translated from the coding sequence ATGGCGCATTCGACGGCGTGCCCCGGGTGCGGCCGGGCCACGGCCACGTGGTCCACGCGGTGCGGTGCCTGCGGTACACCCCTGAACGGCCCGAAGCCGGCCGCCACGCGGTCCGGCGCGCTCGGCACCACGCCGCAGACGGCCAGGGGGCCCACCACCTGGGGCGGCGGGCAGGCGCCCCCCGCCACGATCCGGTGGGGCGGTGGCCTGGACGTCACCAGGTACCTGTGCGCGGCCACCTACCTGGACCGCGCCTACGCCGAGTTGCTCATCCGGCAGATCGCCGCGGAACCCCACCTGGGTGTGGGGGCGGCCCCGGCGTGCGACGTGCCCGTGGTGCTCCGGCACGCCTACGTGGCCAATGCCCGCCGCCACCAACGCGACCTGCTGCTCAGCCTGCTGCTGGTGCTGACCCTGTTCTCCCCGGCCTGGTTCCGCGGCTTCGCGAGCACCCCGCTCCTGCTGTTCCTGTCCTGGATGACCGTGCTGGTCTTCGAACTCTCGACCCGATACGGCCGCCACTTGCAGAACCTGCGCCCGAACCGGTTCGACCCGGCGGCCGCGCCTCCTCCGCCCAACGGCGACGTCGCCGCACGCCTCGGCGAGATCAGCGCGTACGCCCACGGCAACGTCACCGCGTACAGCGGGTACTCCCCCTTCGTCGGATACGGGGTCCCGCTCGACTCGTGGTCCCTGACCTTCGACGTCACCGCCCCGGGCCCGCTGGGGGGCACCCCGCAGGACTTCGACGTGACGGAGCTGTACGAGCACGTCGCCCAACGCCTCGGCACCCTGTCGCTGCCCTGCCTGGAGATCGAGGAGCGGCTCTTCGTCGAGGGGACGACCGTCCTCGGGGACACGCGCTTCCTCGCCGACCCGCTCGGCAGGCCCGTCCCGCGGATCGCGCAGAGCCAGATGGACGAGTTGAAGCGCGCGCCGGAGGAAGGCGCCCGCCCCTATCTGGCGGTGCACTCCACGGGCTGGGGCGGCGACCTGGTCACATCGCTCTTCCTGCGCTTCGTCCGCTCCGACTCCAACCTGTGCGTGGAGGCCGTCCAGACGGTGCTGTTCCCCCTCGACGACCGTTACCGGATGATCGACACGCTCATGCCCCGGCCGTCCCTGCGCGGGACGGCCGAGCTCATGACGGCGACGCTGTTCAGCACCCCGTTCGTCATGCTGGCGGCGCCCGTGCGCGCGGTCACGGGCTTCTCCCCCGACTACTGGATCACCTGGCGGGTGCGGCGGCAGAACAAGCGCATCACGTCGCTCCGCCGGTTCGACTACGGGGCGCGCTGGGGCGTACGGCAGCAGGCCGCCGGCGACCGGCACCAGCGCCATTTCCAGAAGGCCGACAGCGGCCTCGCCCTGAAGATGATCGAGAGGCGTGCCCTCGACGCGCTGATCGAGTTCGCCGAGGCGCGGGGCATCGACGTGAGCGAGCTAGTCCAGCGTCAGCAGCTGATCGTCAACAACGGCATCATCGCGACCGGCGGGGCCCAGGTGACATCCAGCTCGATCGCCTCCGGCAGCCAGTCCCGCATCTCCATGCGCCTGCTCAACAAGATCCCCCTGGTGAACACGGATTGA